One Arcobacter sp. FWKO B genomic window, ATAGATGATGACAATAAAGTAAGTAATAACTTCTTGTTCTTATTTCAAAATACTGAAAGAGTGGCACACGAATATAATTTAGAAGTGATTGGTGAATATGCTGATAAAATGACGATAGAGAGATTTGAGCCTTTTGAACTTAGCCCTAAAAAAATGGCTAAAAAAGTGGTTATTTTATCAACTACAGAAAAACTAGTAGATGATATTAAAAAAGATACTCCAATAACAGTACAAATTAGAGCTTATTCTACAACAGAGCCTGAAAGAGTTTCTGTTATAAGAGAAGCGGTATTTATCTATCCAAGAGCGGATAAACTAAAATAAAACCCTTAGGGTTTTATTTTAACTAATAATATGCATGTCGCTTTGCGACTCTTTAATTATTCATTATTAGTTGTTAAGTATTAATTAACTAAACTCCATTTGATAACTTCATCTGCATACATAGGTACTACAATTTCAGTTTCATTCTGATAGTTTTGTGGAACTTTAAAATCAACTTTTTCTAATGTAATTGTTTTTTGTGGTGGATTGATACCATAAATTCTTACTGCATTGTCACTTATAAATTTTTGTAAATTATCTAAGCAGTTGTGTTTTTCAAAAAGTTCTGTTAAGACCTGTAGTGCAATTGGTGCTGTAAATACTCCAGCAGCACAACCACAAGATTCTTTTTTATGTTTTGGATGTGGTGCACTGTCACTACCAAAACATACTTTTGGATGAGCTCCAAGAGCTACATTAAGTAGTGCAGCTCTATCTTCATCCCTTTTTGCGATAGGTTTACAAAATAAGTGAGGCTTTAGCATACCCCCAGCTACATCATCTAGTGTAATTAAAAGATGGTGAAGTGTTATGGTAGCATAAAGGTTAGGATATATATCAAGCATATCAACTGCTGCTTTTGTAGTAATATGTTCCATAATAATTTTAAGATTTGGAAAAGCTGAAGCAATAGAAGCATATATAGGCATAAACTCTGCTTCTCTATCCATTACAAATCCATTAGTTTCACCATGTATACATAATGGAATACCAAGTTCACTCAT contains:
- the pyrC gene encoding dihydroorotase, with the protein product MSKTFTIKNPLDMHLHLRDNDMLNLVAPLTSKTFSGAIIMPNLVPPVTTKEAVVAYKQRILQACKGDSFEPYMTLFFQNYTKEFLTDVKEDILAIKLYPAGITTNSETGVSSMDVETLRPTLEAMSELGIPLCIHGETNGFVMDREAEFMPIYASIASAFPNLKIIMEHITTKAAVDMLDIYPNLYATITLHHLLITLDDVAGGMLKPHLFCKPIAKRDEDRAALLNVALGAHPKVCFGSDSAPHPKHKKESCGCAAGVFTAPIALQVLTELFEKHNCLDNLQKFISDNAVRIYGINPPQKTITLEKVDFKVPQNYQNETEIVVPMYADEVIKWSLVN